The following DNA comes from Moritella sp. 24.
ACTGCAAGAGCAATCTGAAAAAGCAGACAGCTATATGAACAGTAACGTTGAACTTATTCAGGGTTCACGCGAGATTGCGCAAACAGTAAGTCATTGCTTTACGGATATCTCTCATTCCGTGTCTTTAATTTCAGACATGAATACATTGGTATCGACAGCCTCTCACGAACAATCTGCAGTGACCCAAGATATTGCCGCAAATGTGATGCAAGCGTCAGATATGGTTACGCAAAATGTCGCGGGTATTGACCAAAGTAATCAAGCCAGTGAAGAACTTGCTCGATTATCGGAAGAGCAAAAAACGATATTAAACTTCTTTAAGTTAAGTTAAGTTAAGTTAAGTTAATTGATAAAGCCTCCGCCTGTTTATATAAGTCCTTGAAGAAGAACTCGAATAAACAAAGGCGGAGGCTTTCTTATTTTTACGGCTTACGAATGTCGCTTACAGCCTATTCATTGATATAAACCGTGTTAATCACTTCGATTAATTGCATTATTTCTATCCGGTCATTATAAATATGCGGTGATATACGCATGCCTTGCTGACGATTATCAATACTGATGCTATGTGCTGATAATGCGGATAACACAGCCTCTTGTTGTGAGCCAAAGTGCAAGATAGCGGTGCCATTACGTTGCGCCTCCTGCTGTGGTGAGACAAGTGCTTGAGGAAAAGCGTCGGCTAACATAGCTAACAATATTTGATTATGTTGACGCAGTTTTTCAATACCAATTCTTACAAAATATTCAATGCTATTCGCTGAAATAACATAGGGCATGATAGACGGTGTCCCTCCCCAAAATCGCAACGCCCCTTGATGGTTTTCAAAATGATGAATATTGAATTCAAACGGCTGTTGATGTGAAAACCACCCAACATCTTTGGGCTGACAATGTTTGAGTTGATCTGGATTAACCCATAAGTAGCTGCTTCCTGGGCCGCCACATAACCATTTAACACAAGATCCAATCATAAAGTCTGGTCGTGTAGTGCTTAGATCGAGTGGAATAATGCCAGCAGACTGAGCAACGTCAACGATAGACAATACGTGATGCTCACGGGCAAGGGCGAGTATATCTTTAACTGGCGCTTGCTGACCGGTATTAGAATAGGCGTGACTGATAAAGACTAAATCAATGCTGGTATTAAGGTATTTAGCCCAAATAGTGGGGTCGGTTATATCAAGGCTATTAGGGATG
Coding sequences within:
- a CDS encoding aminotransferase class V-fold PLP-dependent enzyme gives rise to the protein MYKKDFLLNDNIYLLNHSVGRPLKNTEQQFKTHFLDHWQDASSEPWPQWISAIERYQIALGSLFNDDANHFCPQVNLSSALTKVLMSVDRLQQPHTKILMSESDFPSMGFVMQRAIANTANITYIPNSLDITDPTIWAKYLNTSIDLVFISHAYSNTGQQAPVKDILALAREHHVLSIVDVAQSAGIIPLDLSTTRPDFMIGSCVKWLCGGPGSSYLWVNPDQLKHCQPKDVGWFSHQQPFEFNIHHFENHQGALRFWGGTPSIMPYVISANSIEYFVRIGIEKLRQHNQILLAMLADAFPQALVSPQQEAQRNGTAILHFGSQQEAVLSALSAHSISIDNRQQGMRISPHIYNDRIEIMQLIEVINTVYINE